A stretch of Streptococcus chenjunshii DNA encodes these proteins:
- a CDS encoding glycosyl hydrolase family 28-related protein: MKVFIKNNKALIITVNMAVLLYLNSSTIFAETTDISSITTGTESSNMIQETISADGNNEHSANDSEAIILSKENNDGSTVTIENEQAVLEQNLPEINTSAVNNDTENYSEELQISETEADTSVNANNIGDIKTLAEVNITNSKLGAHVPASATDFVVNVKDSPYSAVGDGQTDDTAAIQKAIDTAAATGGGIVDIPAGTYLIDTVKYLIDPNQTYRGGLQLKSNVTLRMADDTVLQAIPNGEKAYALISIFNADNAHVIGGTMIGDRDTHTSQEGQTGYGVRIAHATNVVVENVTAKEFWGDGFFVSEGHSRIERGSENITFYRIVSDHNRRQGLSIVSGRNIKILNSEFSNADGTDPRAGIDIEPDRGTDQVSDVEIRDSVFTGNYYGLVVGNHWRGASIKNVTFVNNTLKDNKVDVNLVGLEGGLIADNTIYNDHSVNQYNPNDRLHYGIRLQNGTHIATQNVTVKDNTIYGGNVVDSTGSGSNTVENNAYKPAVYIRGIAHAGQTLTAQVYDGDYGEPNVHKAVLVPSSAISYQWFADGAPIDGATQSTYVPTDADSGKAITVQVQFTDKAGNAETALSAATQPVNYVNSAPTGIHLSPLVIHGDTYQAELAGNLKTTDPDANDTHTYTVSDSRFEIVHGDTLRLKEGQYLDYAGEKSVTLTITATDPFGASYSQTFTLEVVPSKNIAPQGITLSGDKLAEGQTGAIVGQLTTLDPNIGDTHTYTVSDARFEVTADGILKLKENEKVEYVNEDTITLQVIATDKANRIYTKTFVLQVQDDPSYPIIPQSDNENGDNTETEPCDASETATTTSIVFSRSDMGNYSEDPLIPYIGEWGATDPAYIEQAEIIKNKGGRKFLPYVNTVHGLVNYPEIAEELGITNAADYTKEFILNEIATAKKIYGDLMDGVFLDTFTSGLGNWWRPTVPWYKDLVDSIREIYGEDFFIVGNPGEKVSDEVLNLDVDVLITFEGTAEKYLTSDVHPDNMALAHADSSRLWHVVYNITKDNINDVLAKADSMNIDHLWLSDGEIINGPRRDGMPAQSPYKDVPSDWVIEAMIEWQNKKMPSGNDLENGSRYISPISYWNPDSLDYADRHRYENILKLTDRLGIVLMSHYEGLSWNMKDIATLRYQLSWSGFEDVDTDLSNYMYRIKVPTNVKVQSYTDIVWEDGLDGYFYAPAQIGNKALWLEYNGTDESTDPWTIEFDIVDKETKEPICNKIGSSITHNVAWIEYNNVDENTISDDTKATEDMAGNEDADKTIEEQLKPSIESSTSANVTVDTLLTEETQKSSSETVISAENKTTTQVASPKDALLIAAKNDSKKFTPTVSNGKLNEFEELPNTGDSEGKSSFLTTLIASLLLFFNYCIFIAKKVTTLFTKNQR, translated from the coding sequence ATGAAAGTTTTTATAAAAAATAACAAAGCCCTTATCATTACAGTTAATATGGCGGTCCTTTTATATTTGAACTCCTCCACTATCTTTGCAGAAACAACAGATATCTCTTCCATAACAACAGGAACAGAGTCATCAAATATGATACAAGAGACTATTTCTGCAGATGGTAATAACGAACATTCAGCTAATGATTCTGAGGCTATTATTTTATCAAAAGAAAATAATGATGGATCAACAGTTACAATAGAGAACGAACAAGCTGTGTTGGAACAAAATCTACCAGAAATAAATACATCAGCTGTCAATAATGATACAGAAAACTACTCGGAAGAACTGCAGATCTCTGAAACCGAAGCAGATACATCAGTCAATGCAAACAATATTGGTGATATAAAAACTTTAGCAGAGGTAAATATTACAAACAGCAAATTAGGGGCACATGTCCCCGCATCAGCTACAGATTTTGTTGTTAATGTCAAAGATAGCCCATATAGTGCTGTAGGAGACGGTCAAACAGATGATACAGCAGCAATTCAAAAAGCAATTGATACTGCAGCTGCAACGGGCGGCGGCATTGTGGATATTCCCGCCGGTACCTACCTGATTGACACCGTGAAATATCTGATCGATCCGAATCAGACGTACAGGGGAGGGCTGCAACTGAAAAGCAACGTTACCCTGCGCATGGCGGACGACACCGTGCTTCAGGCTATCCCCAACGGTGAGAAAGCTTACGCCCTGATCAGCATCTTTAACGCGGACAATGCCCATGTGATCGGCGGTACGATGATCGGCGACCGCGACACCCATACTTCGCAGGAAGGCCAGACCGGATACGGCGTGCGCATTGCGCATGCTACCAATGTGGTTGTTGAAAACGTAACCGCCAAAGAATTCTGGGGCGACGGCTTTTTTGTGTCGGAAGGGCACAGCAGGATAGAACGCGGCAGTGAAAACATCACGTTTTACCGCATTGTTTCCGACCACAACCGCCGTCAGGGCCTGTCCATCGTCAGCGGCAGGAACATCAAGATACTGAACTCCGAATTCAGCAATGCCGACGGAACGGATCCGCGTGCAGGTATCGATATCGAGCCCGACAGGGGAACAGACCAGGTCAGCGATGTGGAAATACGCGACAGCGTGTTTACGGGTAATTATTATGGTCTTGTCGTCGGCAACCACTGGCGCGGCGCTTCGATCAAGAACGTCACTTTCGTCAACAATACCTTGAAGGACAACAAGGTCGACGTCAACCTGGTCGGGCTGGAAGGCGGGCTTATTGCCGACAACACCATTTACAACGATCACAGCGTCAACCAGTACAATCCGAACGATCGCCTCCACTACGGCATCCGACTGCAAAACGGCACCCATATCGCGACGCAGAACGTCACCGTCAAGGACAATACGATTTACGGCGGCAATGTTGTCGACAGCACCGGCAGCGGCAGCAATACCGTCGAAAACAACGCATATAAACCAGCGGTCTATATCCGCGGCATAGCGCACGCAGGGCAAACCCTGACCGCACAGGTATATGATGGCGACTACGGCGAGCCGAACGTGCATAAGGCCGTGCTGGTTCCGTCCTCCGCCATTTCCTACCAGTGGTTTGCCGACGGCGCGCCCATTGACGGCGCGACACAGTCCACTTATGTACCGACCGATGCCGACAGCGGCAAGGCCATTACCGTGCAGGTGCAGTTTACCGACAAGGCGGGCAATGCCGAAACGGCGCTCAGCGCCGCCACCCAGCCGGTGAACTATGTCAACAGCGCGCCGACCGGCATCCACCTGTCGCCGCTGGTCATCCACGGCGATACCTATCAGGCGGAGCTAGCAGGCAACCTGAAAACCACCGACCCCGATGCGAACGACACCCACACCTACACCGTCAGCGACAGCCGTTTTGAAATCGTGCACGGGGACACTCTACGCCTGAAAGAGGGGCAATACCTTGACTACGCCGGCGAAAAAAGCGTTACCCTGACGATTACCGCCACAGACCCGTTCGGCGCCAGCTACAGTCAAACCTTTACACTGGAAGTGGTTCCTTCCAAAAATATAGCGCCGCAGGGAATCACGCTTTCCGGCGACAAATTGGCAGAAGGGCAGACAGGAGCCATTGTGGGGCAGCTGACCACGCTTGACCCCAATATCGGCGACACACACACCTACACCGTGAGCGATGCACGTTTTGAAGTGACTGCTGATGGTATACTAAAACTGAAAGAAAACGAGAAAGTCGAGTATGTTAATGAAGATACTATCACTCTACAAGTAATTGCAACTGATAAAGCAAATAGAATTTATACTAAAACGTTCGTCTTGCAGGTGCAAGATGATCCTAGTTATCCTATTATTCCTCAATCAGATAATGAAAATGGAGACAATACTGAGACAGAACCATGTGATGCCTCTGAAACAGCTACCACTACCAGCATAGTATTTTCACGCAGTGATATGGGCAACTATTCTGAAGACCCACTGATTCCTTATATTGGTGAATGGGGGGCAACAGATCCGGCATATATTGAACAAGCGGAAATAATAAAAAATAAAGGTGGTCGTAAGTTTTTACCTTACGTTAACACAGTGCACGGACTAGTCAATTATCCAGAGATAGCTGAAGAATTAGGTATTACGAACGCAGCCGACTATACGAAAGAATTTATATTGAACGAAATAGCTACGGCAAAAAAAATTTATGGCGATTTAATGGACGGTGTCTTTTTAGACACTTTCACATCCGGATTGGGAAATTGGTGGCGTCCGACAGTTCCATGGTATAAAGATTTAGTGGATAGCATTCGTGAAATTTATGGTGAAGACTTTTTTATTGTTGGGAATCCAGGAGAAAAAGTATCTGATGAAGTGTTAAACCTAGATGTTGATGTTTTAATCACATTTGAAGGAACAGCAGAAAAATATTTGACCTCCGATGTGCATCCGGATAATATGGCACTGGCACATGCTGATAGCTCCCGCTTGTGGCATGTCGTATATAATATTACAAAAGATAATATTAATGATGTACTGGCCAAAGCCGATTCAATGAATATAGATCATCTATGGTTATCTGATGGAGAAATTATCAATGGACCTAGACGTGATGGTATGCCAGCACAATCTCCTTATAAAGATGTTCCTAGCGATTGGGTAATTGAAGCGATGATAGAATGGCAAAATAAAAAAATGCCTTCAGGGAACGATCTAGAAAATGGTTCAAGATATATTAGTCCAATTTCATATTGGAATCCAGATTCTTTAGATTATGCTGATAGGCATAGGTATGAAAATATATTAAAATTAACCGATAGACTTGGTATTGTATTGATGAGCCATTATGAAGGTTTGTCTTGGAATATGAAAGATATAGCCACATTAAGATATCAATTAAGTTGGTCTGGTTTTGAAGATGTGGATACTGATTTATCCAATTATATGTATCGCATAAAGGTCCCTACAAACGTTAAGGTGCAGAGCTACACAGATATCGTGTGGGAAGATGGATTAGATGGATACTTCTATGCTCCTGCACAAATAGGAAATAAAGCATTGTGGCTAGAATATAACGGTACAGATGAATCCACTGATCCGTGGACAATTGAATTTGATATCGTAGATAAAGAAACCAAAGAGCCTATTTGTAATAAAATAGGTTCTAGCATAACACACAATGTTGCTTGGATAGAATATAACAATGTCGATGAAAACACAATATCTGACGACACAAAAGCTACCGAGGATATGGCAGGAAATGAAGATGCAGATAAAACGATAGAGGAACAACTCAAACCCTCTATAGAAAGTTCTACTTCTGCAAATGTAACTGTAGATACACTACTAACAGAAGAAACTCAAAAATCGTCCTCTGAAACAGTCATTTCTGCTGAGAATAAAACTACTACTCAGGTTGCTTCTCCTAAAGATGCTCTCCTTATTGCAGCTAAAAATGATAGCAAAAAATTCACACCGACAGTCTCTAATGGTAAACTCAACGAATTTGAAGAGTTACCAAATACGGGAGATAGCGAGGGAAAGTCCTCTTTTCTAACTACTTTGATTGCCAGTCTGCTTCTTTTTTTCAATTATTGTATTTTTATTGCAAAAAAGGTAACTACTTTATTCACTAAAAACCAACGATAA
- the arcC gene encoding carbamate kinase, translated as MVKRRIVIALGGNAILTADSSAQAQQRALADTAKHLVAFIRNGDDIVITHGNGPQVGNLLLQQLAADSPENPAMPLDTLVAMTEGSISYWLQTALINELNRQGLKKEVASVVTEVVVDWDDPAFAAPSKPIGPFLSEEEVRHQQKKSTEVFKEDAGRGWRKVVPSPKPVSIREITTIKQLLAAETVVITAGGGGIPVAEDPETKTLTGVEAVVDKDFASGLLSDLIAADVFVLLTGVSHVYINFNTPRQKQLGTVTTDEMNAYIAEGQFAAGSMLPKVEAAVAFVQSHPQSRAVITSLDNLGNIFTGSGTVIVNKKSSPNL; from the coding sequence ATGGTGAAACGAAGAATCGTGATTGCTTTGGGAGGAAACGCTATTTTAACTGCAGACAGTTCAGCTCAGGCCCAGCAAAGAGCTCTGGCTGATACAGCCAAACATCTGGTGGCATTTATTAGAAACGGAGATGATATTGTTATTACACACGGGAACGGCCCGCAAGTTGGCAATCTTCTTCTGCAGCAGTTGGCTGCGGATTCTCCTGAAAACCCAGCCATGCCTCTGGATACCTTAGTGGCTATGACAGAAGGTAGTATCAGCTACTGGCTGCAGACAGCGCTGATTAATGAATTAAACCGTCAGGGTCTAAAAAAAGAAGTTGCATCAGTTGTAACAGAAGTCGTGGTCGATTGGGACGACCCGGCCTTTGCTGCCCCTTCAAAACCGATTGGCCCTTTTTTATCTGAAGAAGAAGTGCGGCACCAGCAGAAGAAGAGCACAGAAGTTTTCAAGGAAGATGCTGGCCGAGGCTGGCGCAAGGTCGTTCCTTCCCCAAAGCCGGTCAGTATCAGAGAAATTACTACTATTAAGCAGCTTCTTGCTGCTGAAACTGTCGTCATTACAGCGGGCGGCGGCGGAATTCCGGTTGCTGAGGACCCGGAAACAAAAACTCTGACGGGTGTTGAAGCAGTTGTTGATAAAGACTTTGCTAGCGGTTTACTGTCAGATCTGATTGCAGCTGATGTATTTGTTCTTCTGACCGGTGTGAGCCATGTCTATATCAATTTCAACACCCCTCGGCAAAAGCAGCTTGGAACAGTAACAACTGACGAAATGAATGCTTATATAGCAGAGGGTCAGTTTGCTGCAGGCAGTATGCTGCCTAAAGTTGAAGCGGCTGTAGCTTTTGTCCAGTCTCATCCCCAGTCACGGGCTGTCATCACTTCCCTCGATAATTTGGGCAATATTTTTACAGGTTCAGGGACAGTTATCGTCAATAAAAAAAGCTCGCCTAATCTATAG
- a CDS encoding Ig-like domain-containing protein: MMKKRKLIGTIVSLLLATVFLVAGLWLKEHQVSAAAQDNVITSLSITDERGAVLDHGLNRYERFRINANFSLPNGQVKAGDTTTMNLPANLAFGDSKAFEIRDTDGNLVANAVIDPSSRQVVLTYTNYVETHSDVTGSFFFYVYINHNVVTQAGTVPVVLDIEGRTFDAGSVEYNGVGEARQTTLTKSGWISSDDVIHYQVPINRAGVGLLSAVVTDSLQSVGVSYLPETFKIEKGTWVAQNGSWVFQNGVDVTSEFTVNYTEDGSGFSVNLGDINAEDGYYITYDVVPSYKPADGENFFNRATLVANGTELARVNYRETYKEAGGSAEGYVYSINLHKVSADGGSLSGAVFRVTRDANGEVVGDFTTDSEGNVTITRLLKGNYTITEIQAPSGYQTLADPIKISESDFGSDKSVSRDVVNEPVVTTTTTTTTTTTTSTTTESPTTTTAAPTTTTAATTTESPTTTTAAPTTTTATTTTESPTTTTAAPTTTTAAATTESSTTTTEEPTTLTTTPEETTPPAGSQESSTSTTPAPVTSGDKGSKSKKKLPSTGDQENTVVMLAGITVLSVAGLFFAGRKKA, translated from the coding sequence ATGATGAAAAAAAGAAAACTAATAGGAACAATCGTTTCCTTATTGTTGGCAACAGTGTTTCTCGTTGCTGGCCTCTGGCTAAAAGAACACCAGGTTTCAGCTGCGGCACAGGATAATGTGATCACATCCCTGAGTATCACTGATGAACGGGGGGCTGTTTTGGATCACGGTCTTAACAGATATGAGAGATTCAGAATTAATGCTAATTTCAGTCTGCCCAACGGTCAGGTAAAAGCTGGTGATACAACGACAATGAATTTACCGGCTAATCTGGCTTTTGGCGACTCGAAAGCATTTGAAATCCGGGATACAGATGGCAATCTTGTAGCTAATGCAGTGATTGATCCATCCAGTAGACAGGTTGTTCTGACTTATACAAATTATGTAGAAACACATTCAGACGTAACTGGTTCATTCTTTTTCTATGTTTATATTAACCACAATGTGGTGACACAGGCAGGGACAGTTCCAGTTGTGTTAGATATAGAAGGAAGAACATTTGATGCAGGCTCTGTAGAGTATAATGGTGTCGGGGAGGCAAGACAGACAACATTAACAAAATCAGGCTGGATCAGTTCTGACGATGTCATTCACTATCAAGTACCGATTAACCGTGCTGGAGTCGGCCTTCTATCAGCTGTTGTGACCGATAGTTTACAGTCCGTTGGAGTCAGCTATTTGCCTGAAACGTTTAAAATTGAAAAAGGCACTTGGGTGGCACAGAATGGCAGCTGGGTCTTTCAAAATGGTGTTGACGTTACTAGTGAGTTTACAGTTAATTATACTGAAGATGGCAGTGGTTTTTCGGTTAATTTAGGAGACATCAATGCGGAAGATGGCTATTATATCACTTACGATGTTGTGCCTTCCTATAAACCGGCAGACGGTGAGAACTTTTTCAACAGGGCTACACTGGTAGCAAATGGAACTGAACTGGCTCGTGTCAATTATCGGGAAACCTACAAAGAAGCTGGTGGCAGTGCAGAAGGTTATGTTTACTCTATCAACCTGCATAAAGTATCTGCTGATGGCGGTTCGCTTTCAGGAGCTGTATTTAGAGTCACGCGCGATGCTAATGGTGAAGTTGTTGGTGATTTCACAACTGATTCGGAAGGCAATGTGACCATTACCAGACTGCTGAAAGGGAACTATACGATTACAGAGATACAGGCACCTTCAGGGTATCAAACCTTAGCTGATCCTATTAAAATCTCAGAAAGTGATTTTGGCAGCGATAAATCTGTTTCAAGGGATGTTGTCAATGAGCCTGTTGTAACAACCACGACAACAACTACCACTACGACAACAACCTCTACCACGACAGAAAGTCCGACGACCACGACAGCAGCGCCAACCACCACAACAGCGGCTACTACAACAGAAAGTCCGACGACCACGACGGCGGCGCCAACCACCACAACAGCGACTACTACAACGGAAAGTCCGACGACCACAACAGCAGCGCCGACCACTACAACAGCGGCTGCCACAACAGAAAGTTCAACGACAACAACGGAAGAACCAACAACTCTGACTACGACTCCAGAGGAAACAACTCCACCTGCCGGTAGCCAAGAATCGAGCACTAGCACGACACCTGCTCCGGTTACAAGTGGTGATAAAGGCAGCAAATCTAAGAAAAAACTGCCAAGCACAGGTGATCAGGAAAATACAGTTGTTATGTTAGCAGGTATCACTGTTCTCTCTGTTGCAGGGTTATTCTTTGCCGGCCGTAAAAAAGCTTAG